The following proteins are co-located in the Acidimicrobiales bacterium genome:
- a CDS encoding helix-turn-helix domain-containing protein: MALDVCSVREAADRLGVDRSRVQALISAGELRADKVAGRWLIPMSELERRARSENAGGRPWSQHRAWAFLRAVEDGEVSPDVLRKRAWQLRRRARRVELDVLPELESQLLDDQRVLVGGVHAGSRFGAAVRPQFPADLYVVERDVDAVIAEHHLFASDVPRVVLHVVDDPEGAASSREPGAVPLAAAWLDVLEAGDRSARELEHELERRSR; this comes from the coding sequence ATGGCATTGGATGTCTGCTCGGTGCGGGAGGCCGCGGATCGGCTTGGTGTCGACCGGTCGCGCGTGCAGGCGTTGATCTCGGCGGGCGAGCTGCGGGCCGACAAGGTCGCTGGGCGCTGGCTGATTCCGATGTCGGAGCTGGAGCGGCGGGCGAGGTCGGAGAACGCCGGCGGTCGGCCCTGGTCGCAACATCGAGCATGGGCGTTCCTCCGCGCGGTCGAGGACGGGGAGGTGTCGCCTGATGTTCTGCGCAAGCGTGCGTGGCAGCTGCGGCGACGGGCGCGCCGGGTGGAGTTGGACGTGCTGCCCGAACTCGAGTCGCAGCTCCTCGATGATCAGCGTGTCCTCGTCGGTGGTGTGCACGCCGGCTCGCGATTCGGCGCTGCCGTGCGTCCGCAGTTCCCGGCCGACCTCTACGTAGTCGAGCGAGATGTCGACGCGGTGATCGCTGAGCACCATCTCTTCGCTTCGGACGTCCCGCGGGTCGTCCTGCACGTGGTGGACGACCCGGAGGGTGCGGCGAGCTCGCGGGAGCCGGGAGCGGTGCCGCTGGCCGCGGCGTGGCTCGACGTGCTCGAGGCCGGCGATCGCTCAGCCCGTGAGCTCGAACACGAGCTCGAACGCAGGTCGAGGTAG
- a CDS encoding helix-turn-helix domain-containing protein: MRGIASDPNLLPRGDELLTTGEAAKILNCTRQHVVDLCDRGDLPFTTVGTHRRISRRDVEALKSRTDRLSRDERRSLWLAYVVAGRIATEPERTIGDALRHIDKMRPNARGQAKKWLDEWTRLLNGPVDRILAALTDRSLRGRELRQNSPFAGALTEEQRLKALEAWRSKDVGNPRGRR, translated from the coding sequence ATGCGTGGCATCGCGAGTGACCCCAATCTCTTACCCAGGGGCGACGAACTGCTCACCACGGGCGAGGCGGCCAAGATCCTCAACTGCACGCGCCAGCACGTCGTCGACCTGTGCGACCGCGGCGACCTTCCCTTCACCACCGTGGGCACGCATCGCCGAATCTCCCGCCGGGACGTCGAAGCCCTCAAGTCGAGAACCGACCGGCTGAGTCGCGACGAACGTCGCAGCCTCTGGCTTGCCTACGTCGTCGCCGGCCGGATCGCCACCGAACCTGAACGCACGATCGGTGACGCACTCCGCCACATCGACAAGATGCGTCCCAATGCCCGAGGACAGGCCAAGAAGTGGCTCGACGAGTGGACGCGCCTCTTGAACGGTCCCGTCGATCGAATTCTCGCGGCGCTCACCGATCGCTCCCTGCGCGGGCGGGAGCTCCGGCAGAACTCCCCGTTCGCCGGCGCGCTCACCGAGGAGCAGCGCCTGAAGGCTCTGGAGGCGTGGCGCTCCAAGGACGTCGGCAATCCCCGAGGCCGCCGGTGA
- a CDS encoding DUF6036 family nucleotidyltransferase, with product MNREQLAHIVRAAATITGDGDIVIIGSQAILGAADVGRLPEEVTMSMEADVAFRNDIDASKADAVDGAIGELSQFHEKYGYYAQGVQISTAVLPAGWEDRAEILDRPDSRPGYARCLEPHDLVVSKLVAGRQKDITFAAALIEHGFVAPAILHERAALLDRPNALIRRVRDLIVRCSPRE from the coding sequence GTGAACCGCGAGCAGCTCGCGCACATCGTTCGAGCTGCCGCAACGATCACCGGCGACGGCGACATCGTCATCATCGGCAGCCAGGCGATCCTCGGGGCAGCAGACGTCGGACGCTTGCCCGAGGAGGTCACGATGTCGATGGAGGCTGACGTTGCGTTCCGCAACGACATCGACGCCAGCAAGGCCGATGCCGTCGACGGAGCGATCGGAGAGCTCTCGCAGTTCCACGAGAAGTACGGCTACTACGCGCAGGGCGTACAGATCAGCACGGCAGTACTTCCGGCTGGCTGGGAGGACCGAGCCGAAATCCTCGACAGGCCAGATTCCCGACCCGGGTACGCCCGCTGCCTGGAACCGCACGATCTCGTCGTGTCGAAGCTCGTCGCCGGGCGACAGAAGGACATCACGTTCGCAGCCGCCCTCATCGAGCACGGCTTCGTGGCTCCCGCGATCCTGCATGAACGAGCCGCGCTGCTGGACCGGCCGAACGCCCTGATCCGACGGGTACGAGATCTCATCGTCCGCTGCTCGCCCAGGGAGTAG
- a CDS encoding alpha/beta hydrolase, with product MNPSSEPTTNLVFLPGSSGHGSFWDPIREQLDDYPSEALDWPGLGGHPPSPAVRSFDDLVDWTIEQITTPSALIGQSMGGFVAMRVAIARPDLVTHLVLAVTSAGIDRQRLGLDEWHLRAQPGDAQWVADPQPALDEYIAGVRVPCLLLWADEDPISPLPLGRRLQELIPGAILTIYSSDDHWVVLEHAADVARQIRELTTPDRLS from the coding sequence GTGAACCCGTCGAGCGAGCCAACCACCAACCTCGTTTTCCTCCCGGGCAGTTCAGGCCACGGATCATTCTGGGACCCGATCCGCGAGCAGCTCGACGACTACCCCTCCGAGGCCCTCGACTGGCCTGGACTCGGCGGTCACCCACCCTCGCCCGCGGTGCGCAGCTTCGACGATCTCGTCGACTGGACCATCGAGCAGATCACGACACCGTCGGCACTCATCGGCCAGTCGATGGGCGGTTTCGTTGCCATGCGGGTTGCGATCGCACGTCCCGACCTCGTAACGCATCTCGTCCTCGCCGTCACCTCCGCAGGCATCGATCGGCAACGCCTCGGGCTCGACGAATGGCACCTCCGGGCCCAACCAGGGGATGCGCAGTGGGTTGCAGACCCGCAGCCAGCACTCGACGAGTACATCGCGGGAGTACGCGTTCCGTGCCTGCTCCTTTGGGCCGACGAAGACCCCATCAGCCCGCTACCGCTCGGTCGCCGACTCCAAGAACTCATTCCCGGAGCGATTCTCACCATCTATTCGTCCGACGACCACTGGGTGGTTCTCGAGCACGCCGCCGACGTCGCCCGCCAGATCCGAGAGCTCACGACGCCGGACCGCTTGAGCTGA
- a CDS encoding Rieske 2Fe-2S domain-containing protein, producing the protein MTSLNPVDHAEGARVTEAAVARVDELSVGQMKMAKVGDRRVLVACTASGISAIDNACPHQGYGLVTGALDADLVTCQWHNWKFRVSDGRCVVGEEDVESHAVSIRDNEVWVTVTEPTVAEKRERLWPSLQKAIANDYRGQIARDAARLLDTGVSADELISAGVAWRIAHNEWGMGHEMANAADCLVLSDSYEGLDKTIPVAQALAGLAEQTRDRPRNEAPPADGSIDFHQAVESEDALGAVAAVRSLVQAGDRDQLRTLFVESVGRHHLSYGHGAIYVQKSFELLDRTGWAHADELLSELASTIVYMTREDTLPYMAKAIRSIREVDLGALANAPVFADRADAAERFSQVLLDASEAPIAEAVDAAVTELGVEGLLDAVVLAVSKRLLRYDTSCESDPEGTFGWLDISHGMTYARAARWAWRANPGVDAARLVLFTVFLAFDTGRLERRVGVSESVAAKAGSDLVSAILAGDEAAAVGAALDLTVDEARDALGQVALSDAAGSFIVAAHLVKGTVAAWEEAATIGSNLPLAAVARLAAAPRAERFVARSAAEAIAFIKTGQPPQR; encoded by the coding sequence ATGACTTCGTTAAATCCAGTGGATCATGCAGAGGGCGCTCGAGTCACCGAGGCCGCTGTGGCGAGGGTCGACGAGCTGTCCGTCGGCCAGATGAAGATGGCCAAGGTCGGAGACCGCCGGGTGCTCGTTGCCTGCACCGCTTCTGGAATCTCGGCGATCGACAACGCCTGCCCGCATCAGGGGTACGGGCTGGTGACCGGTGCACTCGACGCGGATCTGGTGACGTGCCAGTGGCACAACTGGAAGTTCCGAGTGTCAGACGGCCGATGTGTGGTGGGCGAGGAAGACGTCGAGTCGCATGCGGTCAGCATTCGCGACAACGAGGTGTGGGTCACCGTGACCGAACCCACGGTTGCCGAGAAGCGCGAGCGTCTGTGGCCCAGCCTCCAGAAGGCGATCGCCAACGACTACAGAGGTCAGATCGCCAGAGATGCGGCCCGCTTGCTCGACACCGGAGTCAGCGCCGACGAGTTGATCTCGGCAGGCGTCGCCTGGCGTATAGCCCACAACGAATGGGGCATGGGTCACGAGATGGCCAATGCCGCCGACTGCCTGGTGCTGTCCGATTCCTACGAAGGGCTCGACAAGACCATTCCTGTTGCCCAGGCACTTGCCGGTTTGGCGGAGCAGACCCGCGACAGGCCGCGCAACGAGGCTCCGCCGGCCGACGGTTCGATCGATTTCCACCAGGCGGTCGAGAGTGAAGACGCGCTCGGCGCTGTGGCTGCGGTGCGATCCTTGGTGCAGGCCGGCGATCGAGATCAACTTCGCACGCTCTTCGTCGAGTCGGTCGGTCGCCATCACCTGAGTTACGGGCACGGTGCCATCTACGTCCAGAAGTCGTTCGAGCTCCTCGACAGGACCGGGTGGGCCCACGCCGACGAACTTCTCTCCGAGTTGGCCTCCACGATCGTCTACATGACGCGCGAGGACACCCTTCCTTACATGGCCAAGGCGATACGGTCCATCCGCGAAGTCGACCTCGGCGCTCTGGCCAACGCGCCGGTCTTCGCCGATCGCGCCGATGCTGCCGAGAGGTTCTCTCAGGTGCTGCTCGATGCGTCAGAAGCACCAATCGCAGAAGCCGTCGACGCAGCCGTGACCGAGCTGGGCGTCGAGGGCCTGCTCGACGCAGTCGTGTTGGCAGTCAGTAAGCGTCTGCTTCGCTACGACACCTCGTGCGAGTCGGACCCTGAGGGAACCTTCGGCTGGCTCGATATCTCGCATGGCATGACCTACGCCAGGGCGGCGCGTTGGGCTTGGAGGGCAAATCCCGGAGTCGACGCGGCCCGGCTGGTCCTGTTCACCGTGTTTCTCGCGTTCGACACGGGGCGCCTCGAGCGGCGTGTGGGTGTGTCCGAGTCCGTCGCTGCGAAGGCAGGATCGGATCTCGTGTCCGCGATCCTGGCCGGTGACGAGGCCGCGGCCGTGGGCGCCGCGCTCGACCTGACTGTCGACGAAGCACGTGATGCGCTCGGGCAGGTTGCTCTCAGCGACGCGGCCGGGTCCTTCATCGTCGCAGCGCATCTGGTGAAAGGGACCGTGGCGGCGTGGGAGGAGGCGGCCACCATCGGCTCGAACCTGCCCTTGGCGGCCGTCGCGCGGCTTGCGGCAGCGCCTCGTGCCGAACGTTTCGTCGCCCGCAGCGCCGCCGAGGCCATCGCTTTCATCAAGACCGGCCAGCCGCCTCAGCGCTGA
- a CDS encoding metalloregulator ArsR/SmtB family transcription factor: protein MAESPTPSRSAITDAKRMLLEVLKRSGGSKVTDLADHLGITPNAVRQHLEDLESNGLVERSEPTSQGGRGRPSATWSMTELALELFPDRHRDLTIELIASIRRTVGEEGLRKVVHDRSERQLAHYRESIPQGAAHSLIKRASALARVRSAEGYMAEAIAGPEGSVTLVEHHCPISDAAEACTGLCSEELEVFRAALGPDVTVERTSHLLAGDRRCAYRLTPSNPATEG, encoded by the coding sequence ATGGCCGAGTCACCCACCCCCAGCCGCTCCGCCATCACCGATGCCAAACGCATGCTCCTCGAGGTGCTCAAACGATCTGGCGGCTCGAAGGTCACAGACCTCGCCGACCACCTCGGCATCACCCCGAACGCCGTTCGCCAACACCTCGAAGACCTCGAATCGAACGGCCTGGTGGAGCGATCCGAACCCACGAGCCAGGGCGGCCGAGGTCGACCATCGGCCACGTGGTCGATGACCGAGCTGGCGCTTGAGTTGTTCCCCGACCGCCACCGCGACCTGACGATCGAATTGATTGCGTCGATCCGCAGGACCGTGGGCGAAGAGGGCCTGCGCAAGGTCGTCCACGACCGAAGCGAACGTCAGTTGGCGCACTATCGCGAGTCGATACCTCAGGGCGCCGCCCATTCACTCATCAAGCGGGCATCTGCTCTCGCCAGGGTCCGCTCGGCAGAGGGCTACATGGCCGAGGCGATCGCCGGTCCAGAAGGTTCGGTGACTCTCGTCGAGCACCACTGCCCCATCAGCGACGCCGCCGAGGCGTGCACCGGGTTGTGTTCGGAAGAGCTCGAGGTGTTCAGGGCCGCGCTCGGACCAGACGTGACCGTCGAGAGAACCTCACATCTGCTGGCCGGCGACCGGCGCTGCGCCTATCGGCTGACGCCGTCGAACCCTGCCACCGAAGGCTGA
- a CDS encoding ABC transporter ATP-binding protein has translation MTLTDSSPARHAMSMQTPILEAAAVTKTYRSGSVAVEALRGIDLTVARGEMLTVMGPSGHGKTTLLNCLSGLDAIDSGSVVVAGANIHTMSDRARTEHRATTMGFIFQSFNLIPVLSAAENVELPLLATGTRSSEARGLANAMLEKVGLADRLGHRPNEMSGGEQQRVAIARALVTDPDIIWADEPTGNLDSATAEVILELLFEVNAAGQTLVVVTHDEAIGRSGHRLVRIVDGRIADQETTR, from the coding sequence ATGACCCTCACCGATTCCTCTCCAGCTAGGCATGCGATGTCGATGCAGACCCCGATCCTCGAAGCCGCGGCCGTAACCAAGACGTACCGGTCCGGCAGCGTCGCCGTCGAAGCACTGCGCGGCATAGACCTCACCGTCGCCAGAGGCGAGATGTTGACGGTGATGGGACCGTCTGGCCATGGCAAGACAACCCTTCTGAATTGCCTCTCGGGCTTGGATGCGATCGACTCCGGGTCGGTGGTCGTCGCCGGTGCGAATATCCACACCATGTCCGATCGAGCCCGAACCGAACATCGGGCCACGACCATGGGGTTCATCTTCCAGAGCTTCAACCTGATCCCGGTGCTGTCGGCGGCCGAGAACGTCGAACTGCCTCTGCTGGCCACCGGCACCAGGTCTTCTGAGGCGCGCGGCCTCGCCAACGCGATGCTCGAGAAGGTCGGGCTGGCCGACCGCCTCGGCCACAGGCCAAACGAGATGTCGGGTGGCGAACAGCAACGCGTTGCCATCGCCAGAGCCCTCGTCACCGATCCCGACATCATCTGGGCCGACGAGCCGACTGGCAACCTCGACAGCGCCACAGCCGAGGTGATCCTCGAGCTGTTGTTCGAGGTGAACGCAGCAGGCCAAACCCTTGTCGTCGTGACCCACGACGAGGCGATCGGGCGAAGCGGTCACCGCCTGGTTCGCATCGTCGATGGTCGCATCGCCGACCAGGAGACGACCCGATGA
- a CDS encoding FtsX-like permease family protein, giving the protein MTAVVMLVIAGALVAVCVHDLIRRPVLRRQAMRNLVRRPAETSLMVAGALLGTAIITASFVVGDTVASTIRDVARTNLGPIDEVLTTEDPVVADQAWAALSEQLPGEVDGVVRATGLRIATSHGQQTQRLADPSVWAFEIDFDSARQFAGSDDSGLAEAGATPGAGQVTISEPLARTLDAHEGDRIDIYAYGEKLEMEVSAVTPRVGLGGRGTDNVHLPPGTLDDLYQRAVATNEGATAPTRYIYISNTGGVIDGADLTQPVIEWAQGRLDEAGISASDYELGDWKAELLAEADAEGADFTTIFSSIGAFAVISGILLVINIVTMLTDERRSQLGILRALGLRRGQVVRLMALEGTAHAIASTLLGLIAGVGVGWVVAGLTGRVFEQDRLNLAFTVNGSSLLLAGAIGLVLTLSAVWIASIRLARMNVIAAIRDLPAPPSARRRTLTMAGGLGLALLGGALLFVATSADNPIAALVSVPMAVAGVGIVSAGLIRPRVAASAAGAASIAWGIAVFSVLPRAMDNPEISVFVFQGVVLVSGAVALSIANQALWERLLGRFGTGRRGVALRLGLAYPLARPARNALLLAMFSLVIFTITFMAVLVAVFDSEGDSIADQTAAGFDIVIEANPNSPTSAADLLGIADVEVVAPLDRRRFDVEGPFGETSRPVTAVDERYVSFGGADMSGFADAYDDPAQVWQDVLSQPGLVVVDEYLFGDTAVRPGTTITVIDVDGAPLELEVAGVLRADWLWNAIYTSGDTMALLDSTASAPSRYFVSAAAGADADELAARISGALLVDGAEARSVQSIIEEELSQQNSFIRILQGYLGLGLLIGVAGLGIVLVRAVRERRREIGTLRAIGYPAQTVRSAFLVEATFVSLQGAVMGVLLGILTAWQVVSNVDAFAAGSMDFVVPVALVMLIAIGPVVASLAAAAFPARRAASIAPAVALRITG; this is encoded by the coding sequence ATGACCGCCGTCGTCATGCTCGTCATCGCCGGGGCGCTGGTTGCCGTGTGCGTTCACGACCTGATCAGACGACCGGTCCTGCGCCGTCAAGCGATGCGCAACCTCGTAAGGCGTCCCGCCGAGACGTCGTTGATGGTTGCCGGCGCGCTTCTGGGCACGGCGATCATCACTGCGAGCTTCGTGGTGGGAGACACGGTTGCCAGCACGATCCGAGACGTGGCCAGAACGAACCTCGGACCCATCGACGAAGTCCTCACCACCGAAGATCCCGTCGTGGCAGATCAGGCGTGGGCCGCCCTCAGCGAACAACTCCCCGGCGAAGTCGACGGTGTCGTGCGCGCCACCGGGTTGAGGATCGCCACCTCGCACGGACAACAGACGCAACGCCTGGCCGATCCGTCGGTTTGGGCGTTCGAGATCGACTTCGACTCAGCGAGACAGTTCGCCGGAAGTGACGATTCTGGGCTGGCCGAAGCCGGCGCTACCCCCGGCGCCGGCCAGGTGACCATCTCCGAGCCGCTCGCCCGAACTCTCGACGCCCACGAGGGCGACCGGATCGACATCTACGCGTATGGCGAGAAGCTCGAGATGGAGGTATCTGCGGTGACGCCGCGGGTCGGCCTGGGCGGTCGAGGAACCGACAACGTGCACCTCCCGCCGGGAACACTCGACGACCTCTACCAACGCGCCGTCGCGACCAACGAGGGCGCCACAGCGCCAACCCGTTACATCTACATCTCCAACACCGGTGGCGTGATAGACGGCGCAGACCTGACACAACCCGTCATCGAATGGGCTCAGGGTCGCCTGGACGAGGCCGGAATCTCCGCCTCCGACTACGAACTCGGCGACTGGAAGGCAGAGCTGTTGGCCGAGGCCGACGCCGAAGGAGCCGACTTCACCACCATCTTCTCGAGCATCGGAGCGTTCGCGGTCATCTCGGGAATCCTCCTGGTGATCAACATCGTCACGATGCTGACCGACGAGCGCCGCTCCCAGCTCGGAATCTTGCGGGCTCTTGGTTTGCGCCGCGGCCAGGTCGTGAGGCTCATGGCCCTCGAAGGCACAGCCCACGCCATCGCGTCGACTTTGTTGGGCCTGATCGCAGGTGTTGGTGTCGGCTGGGTCGTCGCCGGCCTCACCGGCCGCGTGTTCGAGCAGGACCGTCTGAACCTCGCATTCACCGTCAACGGATCGAGCCTGCTCCTGGCAGGTGCCATCGGACTGGTTCTGACACTTTCGGCGGTGTGGATCGCCAGCATCAGGCTGGCGAGAATGAACGTCATCGCTGCCATCCGCGACCTCCCGGCCCCGCCCTCGGCCCGGCGAAGGACGTTGACCATGGCCGGCGGCCTGGGCCTGGCGCTGCTGGGCGGCGCCTTGTTGTTCGTAGCGACGAGCGCCGACAACCCGATTGCGGCGCTCGTGTCGGTCCCGATGGCGGTCGCCGGTGTCGGCATCGTGTCCGCGGGCCTGATCCGACCCCGCGTCGCCGCCTCGGCCGCGGGCGCGGCGTCGATCGCGTGGGGAATAGCGGTGTTCTCGGTGCTTCCTCGCGCCATGGACAACCCCGAGATCTCGGTGTTCGTGTTCCAGGGAGTGGTTCTCGTATCGGGTGCTGTCGCCCTGTCGATTGCGAACCAGGCGCTGTGGGAACGTTTGTTGGGTCGATTCGGCACTGGTCGCCGCGGTGTCGCTTTGCGGCTCGGTCTCGCGTATCCGCTGGCGCGCCCGGCCAGAAACGCCCTCCTGTTGGCCATGTTCTCCCTCGTGATCTTCACGATCACATTCATGGCCGTGCTGGTCGCGGTGTTCGACAGCGAAGGTGACTCGATCGCCGATCAGACCGCGGCGGGCTTCGACATCGTGATCGAGGCAAACCCGAACAGCCCTACTTCCGCGGCCGACCTGCTCGGCATCGCCGATGTCGAGGTCGTCGCTCCTCTGGACCGCAGACGCTTCGACGTCGAGGGGCCCTTCGGCGAGACCAGCCGCCCGGTGACGGCGGTCGACGAGCGATACGTGAGCTTCGGCGGAGCGGACATGTCGGGATTCGCCGACGCATACGACGACCCGGCGCAGGTTTGGCAAGACGTGCTCTCGCAACCCGGTCTGGTCGTCGTCGACGAGTACCTGTTCGGCGACACGGCTGTGCGCCCCGGCACCACGATCACGGTCATCGACGTCGACGGAGCCCCACTGGAACTCGAAGTCGCCGGGGTGCTCAGAGCCGACTGGCTGTGGAACGCGATCTACACCTCGGGCGACACGATGGCGCTGCTCGATTCGACGGCGAGCGCACCGAGCCGCTATTTCGTCTCGGCAGCTGCGGGAGCCGACGCAGACGAACTCGCCGCCCGGATAAGCGGCGCGCTCCTGGTCGACGGAGCCGAAGCCCGATCGGTGCAGTCGATCATCGAGGAAGAACTGAGCCAGCAGAACAGCTTCATCCGAATCCTGCAGGGCTACCTGGGCCTCGGCCTACTGATCGGTGTCGCCGGCCTGGGAATCGTGCTGGTCAGAGCGGTCCGCGAACGCCGACGCGAGATCGGCACACTCCGGGCGATCGGCTATCCGGCCCAGACCGTCAGATCGGCCTTCCTGGTAGAGGCCACGTTCGTGTCGCTTCAGGGAGCGGTGATGGGAGTGCTTCTCGGCATCCTGACGGCCTGGCAGGTCGTCTCCAACGTCGATGCGTTCGCTGCCGGTTCGATGGACTTCGTCGTGCCCGTCGCGCTGGTCATGCTCATAGCGATAGGCCCTGTGGTTGCATCACTGGCCGCAGCCGCGTTCCCGGCGAGGCGGGCTGCGAGTATCGCGCCCGCCGTGGCGCTGAGAATCACCGGATGA
- a CDS encoding arylamine N-acetyltransferase yields the protein MPIDVDRYLERIRVEGPVGVDLDSLARLQRAHMTWVAFENLDVFHRVGVTVDPISNVAKIVDRGRGGWCFEVNGAFAELLTSIGFHVRLLGAAVLLDGPNDVVDHLTLEVRLDDSYLVDVGFGESFWCPLRLNTDAVQDGGAGQFALFPSPKGTTLTSVAADGGLVPQYRFKRVSLTMADFEAASQRLQSAAGGHWVDKPFATRLIDGGPRRVTLLKDRLKLHDGTDVQTVPVSADEWSTELDRWFHMRTESF from the coding sequence GTGCCGATCGACGTCGATCGATACCTCGAACGCATACGCGTCGAGGGTCCCGTCGGCGTCGACCTCGACTCGCTGGCGCGCCTGCAGAGAGCCCACATGACCTGGGTGGCGTTCGAGAATCTCGACGTCTTCCACCGGGTCGGAGTGACGGTAGACCCAATCAGCAATGTCGCGAAGATCGTCGACCGTGGGCGCGGGGGCTGGTGCTTCGAGGTCAACGGTGCCTTTGCCGAGTTGTTGACCTCCATCGGCTTCCACGTGCGGCTCCTGGGGGCTGCGGTATTGCTCGATGGGCCCAATGACGTCGTAGACCATCTGACCCTCGAGGTGCGGCTCGACGATTCGTATCTGGTCGATGTCGGATTCGGCGAATCGTTCTGGTGCCCGCTTCGGCTGAACACCGACGCCGTGCAAGACGGCGGCGCCGGCCAGTTCGCGCTTTTCCCCAGCCCCAAGGGGACCACCCTGACCAGCGTGGCGGCCGACGGCGGCCTTGTGCCGCAGTATCGCTTCAAGCGCGTGAGTCTGACCATGGCGGACTTCGAGGCCGCTTCCCAGAGACTCCAGTCAGCGGCGGGTGGTCACTGGGTCGACAAGCCCTTCGCCACCCGGCTGATCGATGGTGGTCCTCGGCGGGTCACACTGCTGAAGGATCGGCTGAAACTTCACGACGGCACCGACGTTCAAACTGTGCCGGTTTCGGCAGATGAGTGGAGCACGGAACTGGATCGCTGGTTCCACATGCGAACCGAATCGTTCTAG
- the trxB gene encoding thioredoxin-disulfide reductase has translation MSEVRNTIIIGSGPAGLTAAVYTARANLSPLVIEGEPSSTSDQPGGQLMLTTEVENFPGFPEGVMGPELMQNMRGQAERFGAEIRTEKVSRVDLSQRPFRVWVGDPDAAEPTYTARSIIVATGAQSLMLNLDREVELIGHGLSTCATCDGFFFREQEIAVVGGGDSAIEEATFLTKFASKVTIIHRRDELRASKIMQERAFANPKIEFLWDSTVVEYLGDSKLSGVVVENTVTGARSELALSGLFIAIGHKPNTGLFEGQLDMEDTGYLITGPGTYTNIEGVFACGDVQDHTYRQAITAAGSGCMAAIDAERWLESQEG, from the coding sequence ATGTCAGAAGTTCGCAACACCATCATCATCGGCTCAGGTCCAGCCGGCCTGACCGCCGCCGTGTACACGGCGCGTGCCAATCTCTCGCCGCTCGTCATCGAGGGCGAGCCGTCGTCGACATCAGATCAGCCGGGCGGACAGTTGATGCTGACGACCGAGGTCGAAAACTTTCCCGGCTTTCCCGAAGGTGTGATGGGTCCCGAGCTCATGCAGAACATGCGAGGCCAGGCCGAGCGCTTCGGCGCCGAGATCCGCACCGAGAAGGTTTCTCGCGTGGACCTTTCGCAGCGCCCGTTCCGGGTCTGGGTGGGCGATCCCGATGCCGCCGAGCCGACCTATACGGCCCGGTCGATAATCGTCGCCACCGGGGCCCAGTCGCTGATGTTGAATCTCGACCGCGAGGTCGAGCTGATCGGCCACGGGCTGTCGACTTGCGCCACCTGTGACGGGTTCTTCTTCCGAGAGCAGGAGATCGCCGTCGTGGGGGGTGGCGACTCGGCCATCGAGGAGGCCACCTTCCTCACCAAGTTCGCCAGCAAGGTCACCATCATCCACCGTCGTGACGAGCTGAGGGCCAGCAAGATCATGCAGGAGCGGGCCTTCGCCAACCCGAAGATCGAGTTCCTCTGGGACAGCACCGTGGTTGAGTACCTCGGAGATTCGAAGCTGTCCGGTGTGGTGGTCGAGAACACGGTCACCGGAGCCAGGTCAGAGCTGGCCCTGTCGGGGTTGTTCATCGCCATCGGCCACAAGCCCAACACCGGCTTGTTCGAAGGCCAGCTCGACATGGAAGACACCGGGTACCTCATCACCGGTCCGGGCACCTACACGAACATCGAGGGTGTGTTCGCGTGCGGGGATGTCCAGGACCACACCTACCGCCAAGCCATCACCGCGGCCGGCTCTGGCTGCATGGCCGCAATCGACGCCGAGCGCTGGCTGGAATCTCAGGAGGGCTGA